One window from the genome of Streptomyces sp. NBC_01476 encodes:
- a CDS encoding Ig-like domain repeat protein, whose product MSKGITSQWRQLIRFRTFSRPRLTLLADPTVPVGSFPTSVAITPNGLSAYVTNEGDNTVSVIDTATDTVTTTIPVGSVPFWSAITPDGTTVYVTNSGDSTVSVISTATNTVTTTIPVGTVPLGIAITPDGATAYVTNSGDSTVSVIDTATNTVTTTIPVGAAPFGIAITPNGLSAYVTNSGDNTVSVINTTTNTVTTTIPVGTVPLGIAVTPDGLSVDVVNNGDNTVSVISTATNTVTATVPVGTAPVGVAVTPDGLHSYVTNNGDNTVSVIDTTTNTVAATIPVGTAPFGIAITPDGLSAYIANNTDNTVSIVPTAPFSTTTTLTSTPDPSVAGQTKTLTATVVPSGAGTPTGTVDFFDGATLLGTAPLVAGVATLTTSTLAVGTHSLTAVYSGDATFTGSTSPVDTQTVIQAATTTALTSAPDPSVVGQVKTLTATVTATPPATGTPTGTVSFFDGATLLGTAPLVGGVATFTTSTLAVGTHSLTAVYSGDATFTGSTSPVDTQTVTQAATTTVLTSAPDPSVVGQVKTLTATVTATPPATGTPTGTASFFDGVTLLGTAPLVGGVATFTTSTLAVGTHSLTAVYSGDATFTGSTSPVDTQTVTQAATTTVLTSAPDPSVVGQVKTLTATVTAVPPGTGTPTGTVSFFDGATLLGTAPLVAGVATFTTSTLAVGTHSLTAVYSGDATFTGSTSPVDTQTVTQPVTTTTLASAPDPSVFGQTKTLTATVTVAPPGVGTPTGTVSFFDGATLLGTAPLVAGVATFTTSALAVGTHPLTAVYSGDVNFNGSTSPVDTQTVTAAATTTALTSAPDPSVLGQAKVLTATVTATAPGAGIPTGTVSFFDGATLLGTGTLSGGVATLTTSTLAVGTHSLIAVYSGDVNFTGSTSPVDTQTVTAAATTTALTSAPDPSVLGQAKVLTATVTATAPGAGIPTGTVSFFDGATLLGTGTLSGGVATLTTSTLAVGTHSLIAVYSGDVNFTGSTSPVDTQTVNQAATTTTLTSAPDPSVLGQAKVLTATVTATPPGTGTPTGTVAFFDGATLLGTAPLVGGVATFTTSTLAVGTHSLTAVYSGDATFTGSTSPVDTQTVTGAATTTVLTSAPDPSVVGQAKTLTATVTATPPGAGTPTGTVSFFDGATLLGTSTLVGGVATFTTSTLAVGTHSLTAVYSGSAAFTGSVSPIDIQTVTQPTTTITLTSAPDPSVVGQAKVLTATVAPTPPGVGTPTGTVSFFDGATLLGTATLVGGVATFTTSTLAVGTHSLTAVYSGDANFSGSTSPVDTQTVTKANTTTTLISAPDPSIFGQAKLLIATVAAVPPGVGTPTGLVSFFDGATLLGTAILSGGVATFTTSTLAVGTHSLTAVYNGSAAFNGSTSPLDTQTVVKANTTTTLTSAPNPSTLGQPVVLTATVAAVPPGAGTPTGLVSFFDGATLLGTATLVGGVATFTTSALTVGTHLLTAVYNGSVSFNGSTSPAVTQTVTNTTTPVATKLTATAATAVIGSDGLAHISTLSATLTVLSSGVPVPGQTITFKVGTTTLGTAVTNAGGVAQLSNITVNPQTIIRAGNRYTATFAGTAAFGSSTATAALVLA is encoded by the coding sequence ATGTCCAAAGGAATCACGTCTCAGTGGCGTCAACTGATCAGGTTCCGCACGTTCAGCCGTCCACGCCTCACGCTCCTGGCTGATCCGACCGTGCCGGTGGGCAGCTTCCCCACCTCGGTGGCGATCACCCCCAACGGCCTGTCCGCCTACGTCACCAACGAGGGCGACAACACCGTCAGCGTCATCGACACCGCGACCGACACCGTCACCACCACCATCCCCGTGGGATCCGTCCCGTTCTGGTCAGCCATCACCCCCGACGGCACCACCGTCTACGTCACCAACTCCGGCGACAGCACCGTCAGCGTCATCAGCACCGCGACCAACACCGTCACCACCACCATCCCCGTCGGCACCGTCCCCCTCGGCATCGCGATCACCCCCGACGGGGCCACCGCGTACGTCACCAACTCCGGCGACAGCACCGTCAGCGTCATCGACACCGCGACCAACACCGTCACCACGACGATCCCGGTCGGTGCCGCACCCTTCGGGATCGCGATCACCCCCAACGGCCTGTCCGCGTACGTCACCAACTCCGGCGACAACACCGTCAGCGTCATCAACACCACAACCAACACCGTCACCACCACCATCCCCGTCGGCACGGTCCCTCTGGGTATCGCCGTCACCCCCGACGGTCTGTCGGTCGACGTCGTCAACAACGGTGACAACACGGTGAGCGTCATCAGTACCGCGACCAATACGGTCACCGCCACGGTCCCTGTCGGCACGGCCCCCGTCGGTGTAGCGGTCACTCCTGACGGTCTGCACAGCTACGTCACCAACAACGGCGACAACACGGTGAGCGTCATCGACACGACCACCAACACCGTCGCCGCGACGATCCCCGTCGGCACCGCACCGTTCGGGATCGCGATCACCCCCGACGGCCTGTCCGCCTACATCGCCAACAACACGGACAACACCGTCAGCATCGTCCCCACTGCCCCTTTCTCCACCACGACCACACTCACCTCCACCCCCGATCCGTCCGTGGCCGGGCAAACCAAGACGCTCACCGCCACCGTGGTTCCATCAGGGGCGGGTACGCCTACGGGGACGGTGGACTTCTTCGACGGTGCGACCCTGTTGGGGACGGCGCCTCTGGTCGCCGGGGTCGCGACCTTGACGACGTCCACTCTCGCGGTGGGGACCCACTCGCTGACGGCGGTGTATTCGGGTGATGCCACGTTCACCGGTTCGACGTCGCCGGTGGACACGCAGACGGTCATCCAGGCGGCCACCACTACCGCACTGACGTCGGCGCCTGACCCGTCGGTGGTCGGTCAGGTCAAGACGTTGACGGCGACGGTCACGGCGACGCCGCCCGCAACCGGCACTCCCACGGGGACGGTGAGTTTCTTCGATGGTGCGACCCTGTTGGGTACGGCGCCTCTGGTCGGCGGTGTTGCGACGTTCACGACCTCGACCCTTGCGGTCGGTACGCACTCGCTGACCGCCGTGTATTCCGGTGATGCCACGTTCACCGGTTCCACCTCACCCGTGGACACGCAGACCGTCACTCAGGCGGCGACCACCACGGTTCTCACCTCGGCGCCTGACCCGTCCGTGGTCGGTCAGGTCAAGACGTTGACGGCGACGGTCACGGCGACGCCGCCCGCAACTGGTACGCCTACGGGGACGGCGAGTTTCTTCGACGGTGTGACCCTGTTGGGTACGGCGCCTCTGGTCGGCGGTGTTGCGACGTTCACGACCTCGACCCTTGCGGTCGGTACGCACTCGCTGACCGCTGTCTATTCCGGTGATGCCACGTTCACCGGTTCCACCTCCCCGGTCGACACCCAGACCGTCACCCAAGCAGCCACCACCACGGTTCTCACCTCCGCCCCCGACCCCTCGGTGGTCGGTCAGGTCAAGACCCTCACCGCCACGGTCACCGCGGTTCCGCCCGGAACCGGCACCCCCACGGGGACGGTGAGTTTCTTCGACGGTGCGACCCTGTTGGGCACCGCACCCCTCGTCGCCGGCGTCGCGACCTTCACGACCTCGACCCTTGCGGTCGGTACGCACTCGCTGACCGCCGTGTATTCCGGTGATGCCACGTTCACCGGTTCCACCTCCCCGGTCGACACGCAGACCGTCACCCAACCCGTCACCACCACCACGCTGGCCTCCGCCCCCGACCCCTCCGTCTTCGGGCAGACCAAGACGCTGACCGCGACCGTGACCGTGGCTCCGCCCGGTGTCGGCACGCCCACCGGGACGGTGAGTTTCTTCGACGGTGCGACCCTGCTGGGCACGGCACCCCTCGTCGCCGGGGTCGCCACCTTCACCACTTCCGCCCTCGCCGTAGGGACCCATCCGCTGACGGCGGTGTACTCCGGTGACGTCAACTTCAACGGTTCCACCTCCCCGGTGGACACGCAGACGGTCACCGCGGCCGCCACGACCACCGCGCTGACGTCCGCCCCCGACCCCTCTGTTCTCGGTCAGGCGAAGGTCCTTACCGCGACCGTCACCGCGACGGCGCCGGGCGCCGGCATCCCGACCGGGACGGTGAGCTTCTTCGACGGCGCCACCCTCCTCGGTACGGGAACACTGAGCGGCGGGGTCGCGACGCTCACCACGTCCACGCTCGCGGTCGGTACGCACTCGCTGATCGCCGTGTACTCCGGTGACGTCAACTTCACGGGTTCCACCTCGCCGGTGGACACGCAGACGGTCACCGCGGCCGCCACGACCACCGCGCTGACGTCCGCCCCCGACCCCTCTGTTCTCGGTCAGGCGAAGGTCCTTACCGCGACCGTCACCGCGACGGCGCCGGGCGCCGGCATCCCGACCGGGACGGTGAGCTTCTTCGACGGCGCCACCCTCCTCGGTACGGGAACACTGAGCGGCGGGGTCGCGACGCTCACCACGTCCACGCTCGCGGTCGGTACGCACTCGCTGATCGCCGTGTACTCCGGTGACGTCAACTTCACGGGTTCCACCTCCCCGGTGGACACCCAGACCGTCAACCAAGCCGCCACGACCACCACGCTGACGTCCGCCCCCGACCCCTCGGTCCTCGGTCAGGCGAAGGTCCTCACCGCGACCGTCACCGCAACACCCCCGGGGACCGGCACCCCGACAGGAACGGTCGCCTTCTTCGACGGCGCCACCCTCCTGGGCACGGCACCCCTTGTCGGCGGGGTCGCGACCTTCACGACGTCCACGCTCGCGGTCGGCACCCACTCCCTCACCGCTGTCTACAGCGGCGACGCCACGTTCACCGGTTCCACCTCGCCCGTGGACACGCAGACCGTCACCGGGGCGGCCACCACCACGGTTCTCACCTCCGCCCCCGACCCGTCCGTGGTCGGCCAGGCCAAGACGCTGACCGCGACCGTCACCGCGACACCGCCCGGGGCCGGCACCCCGACCGGGACCGTCAGCTTCTTCGACGGCGCCACCCTCCTCGGCACCAGCACCCTCGTCGGTGGCGTCGCGACCTTCACGACCTCGACGCTCGCGGTCGGCACCCACTCGCTGACCGCGGTCTACTCCGGCAGCGCCGCCTTCACCGGCTCGGTCTCGCCCATCGACATCCAGACCGTCACCCAGCCGACGACCACGATCACCTTGACCTCCGCGCCCGATCCGTCCGTCGTCGGCCAGGCGAAGGTCCTCACCGCGACCGTTGCCCCAACGCCGCCTGGGGTCGGCACCCCGACAGGGACGGTGAGCTTCTTCGACGGAGCGACCCTGTTGGGCACGGCCACCCTCGTCGGCGGGGTCGCGACCTTCACGACGTCCACGCTCGCGGTCGGCACCCACTCGCTGACCGCCGTCTACAGCGGCGACGCCAACTTCAGCGGCTCCACCTCACCGGTCGACACGCAGACGGTGACCAAGGCCAACACCACCACCACGCTGATCTCCGCCCCCGACCCGTCCATCTTCGGTCAGGCGAAGCTCCTCATCGCCACGGTCGCCGCGGTCCCGCCGGGGGTGGGCACTCCCACCGGTCTGGTCAGCTTCTTCGACGGTGCCACCCTCCTCGGCACCGCGATCCTGTCCGGCGGGGTCGCCACCTTCACGACGTCCACCCTCGCGGTCGGCACCCATTCGCTGACCGCCGTGTACAACGGCAGCGCCGCGTTCAACGGGTCCACGTCGCCGCTCGACACGCAGACGGTGGTCAAGGCCAACACCACCACCACGCTGACCTCCGCCCCCAACCCCTCCACCCTCGGACAGCCGGTGGTACTCACGGCGACGGTCGCCGCGGTCCCGCCCGGGGCGGGCACTCCCACCGGTCTGGTGAGCTTCTTCGACGGTGCCACGCTTCTCGGCACCGCGACGCTCGTCGGTGGTGTCGCGACCTTCACCACCTCCGCGCTCACCGTCGGCACCCACTTGCTGACCGCGGTGTACAACGGCAGCGTCAGCTTCAACGGCTCGACGTCCCCGGCGGTCACTCAGACGGTCACGAACACGACGACCCCGGTGGCCACCAAGCTCACCGCGACAGCGGCGACCGCCGTTATCGGGTCCGACGGACTGGCCCACATCTCCACCCTGTCGGCGACACTCACCGTGCTGAGTTCCGGAGTCCCGGTGCCCGGTCAGACCATCACCTTCAAGGTGGGCACCACGACACTGGGGACCGCCGTCACCAACGCCGGCGGTGTCGCCCAGCTCAGCAACATCACCGTGAATCCGCAGACGATCATCCGCGCGGGCAATCGCTACACCGCGACCTTCGCCGGAACGGCCGCCTTCGGATCGTCCACCGCGACAGCCGCGCTCGTTCTCGCCTGA
- a CDS encoding YVTN family beta-propeller repeat protein, whose translation MFSTNEGPRKHMTPYRHSAKTVGGKRRMWSLGIAAALLSVLAPAAAAQDSAGHSSTPPSGANVKQVNSGSGGGPDRCGGWWHGSQSWCARQAYVVNQGANNVSVINTGTNNVTRTIPVGAAPFGIALDHTHRRAYVTNHAADSVSVINTDNNRVTGTVPVGTGPFGIAVDERRKRAYVANETDGTVSVIDTTDNTLTDTVNTGGSPFGIAVDQGRKRAYVTNIDSDTVSVINTATDQISATITVGTTPVAVAVDEKSGRAYVSNQGSDNVSVINTVNNTVVTSIPVQSVPFGVALDPRNNRAYVAGQGSDTLSVINTTTNAVLTSVPVGEAPVGVAVDPSRGRVYVTNLLSDNLSVVNTANNRVVATVPVGTGPAGVAVD comes from the coding sequence ATGTTTTCCACCAACGAGGGGCCGAGGAAGCACATGACGCCGTACCGCCATTCGGCGAAGACCGTGGGCGGCAAGCGCAGAATGTGGTCCCTGGGAATCGCGGCCGCCCTGCTCTCCGTACTCGCGCCGGCCGCTGCCGCGCAGGACTCGGCCGGTCATTCATCGACTCCCCCCTCGGGGGCGAACGTGAAACAGGTGAATTCCGGGTCCGGCGGCGGACCGGACCGGTGCGGCGGGTGGTGGCACGGTTCGCAGTCGTGGTGCGCTCGCCAGGCCTACGTGGTGAACCAGGGTGCGAACAACGTGTCCGTCATCAACACGGGCACCAACAACGTGACCCGGACGATCCCGGTCGGCGCCGCCCCGTTCGGCATCGCCCTCGACCACACCCACCGCCGCGCCTACGTGACCAACCACGCCGCGGACAGCGTGTCCGTCATCAACACCGACAACAACCGGGTGACCGGGACGGTCCCGGTCGGCACCGGGCCGTTCGGCATCGCGGTCGACGAACGGCGCAAGCGCGCCTACGTGGCCAACGAGACGGACGGTACGGTCTCGGTGATCGACACGACCGACAACACCCTCACCGACACCGTGAACACCGGCGGCAGCCCCTTCGGCATCGCGGTGGACCAGGGCCGGAAGCGGGCGTACGTCACCAACATCGACTCCGACACGGTCTCCGTGATCAACACCGCCACCGACCAGATCAGTGCGACCATCACGGTCGGCACCACTCCGGTGGCGGTCGCGGTGGACGAGAAGAGCGGTCGTGCCTACGTCAGCAACCAGGGCTCGGACAACGTCTCCGTGATCAACACGGTCAACAACACCGTGGTCACCTCGATCCCGGTCCAGTCCGTTCCGTTCGGCGTCGCGCTGGACCCGCGGAACAACCGCGCCTACGTGGCCGGTCAGGGCTCGGACACGCTCTCGGTGATCAATACGACGACCAACGCCGTCCTGACCAGCGTCCCGGTCGGTGAGGCACCGGTCGGAGTGGCCGTCGATCCCAGCCGCGGCCGGGTCTACGTGACCAACCTGCTCTCCGACAACCTGTCGGTGGTCAACACCGCCAACAACCGTGTCGTGGCCACCGTTCCGGTGGGCACCGGTCCTGCGGGAGTGGCCGTCGACTAG
- a CDS encoding phytanoyl-CoA dioxygenase family protein has translation MSDVRDRFATDGYAVFRGVLDPELVAETAGHVAWLQERHPDLRPEQLGHTLMRDDPFWVRLVSDDRLLDIAETFIGPDIALFASHYISKPPFSGQPVLWHQDAAFWPLEPMRVVTLWLAVDHSTPENGCVRLVPGSHRGEIAGMRANTAVDNVLGEEIAVEVDESAAVDMVLAPGDVEVHHPAIVHGSAANTSPHRRCGLTIRYIPTSTRITAEEQPFPSAFHLRGEPGVNVYQPRPRFDPVRHYPFRGAGRG, from the coding sequence ATGAGTGATGTACGCGACCGGTTCGCGACCGACGGCTACGCGGTCTTCCGCGGGGTCCTGGATCCGGAGCTGGTGGCCGAAACGGCCGGACATGTGGCCTGGCTCCAGGAACGCCATCCCGATCTGCGTCCCGAACAGCTGGGCCACACGCTGATGCGCGACGACCCGTTCTGGGTGCGGCTGGTCTCCGATGACCGGCTGCTGGACATCGCGGAGACGTTCATCGGCCCGGACATCGCGCTGTTCGCCTCCCACTACATCAGCAAGCCGCCCTTCTCCGGGCAGCCGGTGCTCTGGCACCAGGACGCGGCCTTCTGGCCGCTGGAGCCGATGCGGGTGGTCACCCTCTGGCTGGCCGTCGACCACTCCACACCCGAGAACGGGTGCGTACGGCTGGTCCCGGGCAGCCACCGCGGTGAGATCGCCGGCATGCGGGCCAACACCGCGGTCGACAACGTGCTGGGCGAGGAGATCGCGGTCGAGGTCGACGAGTCGGCGGCGGTCGACATGGTGCTGGCGCCTGGTGATGTCGAGGTGCACCATCCGGCCATCGTGCACGGCAGCGCAGCCAACACCTCACCGCACCGGCGCTGCGGGCTGACCATCCGCTACATTCCGACGTCCACTCGGATCACCGCGGAGGAACAGCCCTTTCCGAGCGCCTTTCATCTGCGCGGCGAACCGGGGGTCAACGTCTATCAGCCGCGCCCGCGGTTCGACCCGGTGCGGCATTATCCCTTCCGCGGCGCGGGCCGCGGCTGA
- a CDS encoding MGH1-like glycoside hydrolase domain-containing protein produces the protein MTRYVSDDFRFDLRRSVAETLWTTSGWSTVALVPGTVCGVGACYAPPHAAPEARLTVALEAGGIRIEDTGAPGVAGGGLLLAGGTWRLDGIERQGTYHRRDAAGRLVSLRVRSTLTPLHGQAGYALRVRVRNRSGRALTVRLLPELTSGPVGGVPLGAWGWMPPMPEQAGRTRAELVHEGLELALGPDGEDEFALAVRIGGTGGAGSPRQWAAHAERQTGQRTDRALAAVPRLVTDVPGLDAYYRRSLASGLVCLWDNPAFATTPFVATSGIDGGALCAYAWDTGGYAPHTLALMLGGAVTDILETMVKADLTDHYAIAPDGTGTGVAYAYSGWSLVMLAYAAACHGGLSPELLARLHETESRLADRFPAVGALRDYGSQHNLLEMRGSGWEHLVASPNAERAWSLDLLADLAEATGAALPVAELRAQAGLIQQAVATELWDPAAGWFRSRYPDGHTELAYSVQAFDALRAGACTPAMAAALLSHLREGAFLGRYGVSSVSAEDEAHYELGDVDWSGGGAYTGEAPQLALALWERGDARLAWDVLSRLLWMGEHFAYYPQDHFCDRPAAPPRGRRANVIAGLTGAEAVLTGLAGLRPRPDGALDWAPPPWLPGEVELRGLRYRGHEIDLRLAADRREATVDGRVRPAGTVAGPLRIVEVPDE, from the coding sequence GTGACGCGATACGTGAGCGACGACTTCCGGTTCGATCTGCGCCGGAGCGTCGCGGAGACCCTCTGGACCACCAGCGGCTGGTCCACCGTGGCCCTGGTACCCGGCACCGTCTGCGGCGTAGGCGCCTGTTACGCCCCGCCGCACGCAGCGCCCGAGGCGCGGCTCACCGTCGCCCTGGAGGCCGGCGGCATACGGATCGAGGACACCGGCGCACCGGGCGTCGCGGGTGGCGGGCTGCTGCTGGCCGGCGGAACCTGGCGGCTGGACGGGATCGAACGGCAGGGTACGTACCACCGCAGGGACGCGGCCGGCCGCCTGGTGTCGCTGCGGGTGCGCAGCACCCTGACGCCGCTGCACGGCCAGGCGGGATACGCGCTCCGGGTGCGGGTGCGCAACCGCTCTGGGCGGGCACTGACCGTACGGTTACTGCCCGAGCTGACCTCAGGTCCGGTGGGCGGTGTGCCGCTCGGAGCCTGGGGGTGGATGCCGCCGATGCCCGAGCAGGCCGGCCGGACCCGGGCCGAGCTGGTGCACGAAGGGCTGGAGCTGGCGCTCGGCCCGGACGGGGAGGACGAGTTCGCACTGGCGGTGCGGATCGGCGGGACCGGCGGGGCCGGCTCACCGCGGCAGTGGGCGGCGCACGCCGAGCGGCAGACCGGGCAGCGCACGGACCGGGCGCTCGCCGCTGTCCCCCGGCTGGTCACCGACGTGCCCGGGCTTGACGCCTACTACCGCAGGTCGCTGGCGAGCGGCCTGGTCTGCCTGTGGGACAACCCGGCGTTCGCCACCACACCGTTCGTGGCGACCTCGGGCATCGACGGCGGCGCGCTGTGCGCGTACGCCTGGGACACCGGCGGGTACGCGCCGCACACCCTCGCGCTGATGCTCGGCGGCGCGGTGACCGACATCCTCGAAACGATGGTCAAGGCCGACCTCACCGACCACTACGCGATCGCCCCGGACGGCACCGGCACCGGCGTCGCCTACGCGTACAGCGGCTGGTCCCTGGTGATGCTGGCGTACGCCGCGGCCTGCCACGGCGGCCTCAGCCCGGAACTGCTGGCCAGACTCCACGAGACGGAGTCCCGGCTGGCGGACCGCTTCCCCGCGGTGGGCGCGTTGCGCGACTACGGTTCCCAGCACAATCTGCTGGAGATGCGGGGCTCCGGCTGGGAACACCTCGTCGCCAGCCCCAACGCGGAGCGCGCCTGGAGCCTGGATCTGCTCGCCGACCTCGCCGAGGCGACCGGCGCCGCGCTGCCGGTGGCCGAACTGCGCGCGCAGGCGGGCCTGATCCAGCAGGCGGTGGCCACCGAACTGTGGGATCCGGCGGCGGGCTGGTTCCGCAGCCGCTACCCGGACGGTCACACCGAACTCGCCTACTCCGTCCAGGCATTCGACGCCTTGCGGGCCGGAGCCTGCACCCCCGCCATGGCGGCGGCGCTGCTCTCCCACCTCCGGGAGGGGGCCTTCCTCGGCCGCTACGGGGTCAGCAGCGTGTCGGCGGAGGACGAGGCGCACTACGAACTCGGCGACGTGGACTGGTCGGGGGGCGGCGCGTACACCGGAGAGGCACCGCAGCTCGCCCTGGCGCTGTGGGAGCGGGGTGACGCCCGGCTCGCCTGGGATGTCCTGTCCCGGCTGCTGTGGATGGGCGAGCACTTCGCGTACTACCCGCAGGACCACTTCTGCGACCGTCCCGCCGCCCCGCCCCGCGGCCGGCGCGCCAACGTCATCGCGGGGCTGACCGGCGCCGAGGCGGTGCTCACCGGACTCGCCGGGCTGCGCCCCCGGCCCGACGGCGCCCTCGACTGGGCGCCGCCGCCGTGGCTGCCCGGTGAGGTGGAACTGCGCGGACTGCGTTATCGCGGCCATGAGATCGACCTGCGGCTCGCCGCCGACCGCCGGGAGGCGACGGTGGACGGCCGCGTCCGCCCGGCCGGCACGGTCGCCGGTCCCCTGCGCATCGTGGAGGTGCCCGATGAGTGA
- a CDS encoding Gfo/Idh/MocA family protein, which yields MTVAVGIIGCGNISRKHVSGYLSVPGQAVIEAVADVDAATAAARAEQAGGARVFTDYLALLDDPAIDAVDICLPHHLHADAIIAAAKAGKHILCEKPLCLTVEEAGRIADAVRAADVTLMCAHNQLLMPAVADAKELILSGALGRIHELQTTDSFHNDFDPASMGWRAHTATSGGGELIDTGYHPAYLLLHLAGGRPAEVTAMLSRHRLEFMEGEDSARVLVRFDNGVVGEIVTSWAYDAAPFAGKFSVTGERGSLWSDGTTLHHKERGGATTVTEYPRLDSVPAVCADFTARIRDGIRPVHTEQEGTDVLKLILAAYRSAREQRTIAPAGLSGDGR from the coding sequence ATGACCGTCGCTGTAGGGATCATCGGCTGCGGGAACATCTCCCGCAAGCATGTGAGCGGTTATCTGTCCGTGCCCGGCCAGGCCGTCATCGAGGCGGTCGCCGACGTGGACGCCGCCACCGCCGCCGCGCGGGCAGAACAGGCCGGCGGGGCCCGGGTCTTCACCGATTACCTGGCGCTGCTCGACGACCCCGCGATCGACGCCGTCGACATCTGCCTGCCGCACCATCTGCACGCCGACGCCATCATCGCGGCCGCCAAAGCGGGCAAGCACATCCTGTGCGAGAAGCCGCTCTGCCTCACCGTCGAGGAGGCCGGCCGGATCGCCGACGCGGTGCGCGCCGCGGACGTCACCTTGATGTGCGCGCACAACCAGTTGCTGATGCCCGCGGTGGCCGACGCCAAGGAGCTGATCCTCTCCGGCGCCCTCGGCCGGATCCACGAACTGCAGACCACCGACAGCTTCCACAACGACTTCGACCCCGCCTCCATGGGCTGGCGGGCCCACACCGCGACCAGCGGCGGCGGTGAGCTCATCGACACCGGCTACCACCCCGCCTACCTGCTGCTCCATCTGGCGGGCGGCCGCCCCGCCGAGGTCACCGCCATGCTCAGCCGGCACCGGCTGGAGTTCATGGAGGGCGAGGACTCCGCGCGGGTGCTGGTGCGGTTCGACAACGGCGTCGTCGGTGAGATCGTGACCAGCTGGGCGTACGACGCCGCGCCCTTCGCGGGGAAGTTCTCGGTGACCGGCGAGCGCGGCAGCCTGTGGAGCGACGGCACGACCCTGCACCACAAGGAGCGCGGCGGGGCCACCACGGTCACCGAGTATCCGCGGCTCGACTCGGTGCCCGCGGTCTGCGCGGACTTCACGGCGCGGATCCGCGACGGGATCCGCCCGGTGCACACCGAGCAGGAGGGGACGGACGTCCTGAAGCTGATTCTCGCGGCGTACCGCTCCGCGCGGGAGCAGCGCACCATCGCGCCGGCCGGGTTGTCGGGGGACGGCCGGTGA
- a CDS encoding Gfo/Idh/MocA family protein: MPLRLAILSFWHVHARDYAREATTHPGTEIVAVWDEDPVRGSDWASGLGADFHQDLAGLLARDDVDAVVVTAPTTAHLPVITAAAAAGKHVFTEKVLAPTYGECEQLVAAAEKSGTVLMLSLPRLYEGYTAAILELLAEGALGRITAVRVRLAHDGALGDGWLPEHFYDPAGTAGGALIDLGCHPMYLARLFLGQLPESVSASFGHVTGRAVDDNAVAVLRCADGALGVVEAGFAAARSPFSIELHGTGGSALFGTPEPRLLVNTTGDWTERAVPPRSGTPFEHFVRHIAEGTRPEENLALGLDLTRLMEAATTGSTV, translated from the coding sequence GTGCCTCTGCGTCTGGCAATCCTGAGCTTCTGGCACGTGCACGCACGCGACTACGCCCGCGAGGCGACCACCCATCCCGGCACCGAGATCGTCGCGGTCTGGGACGAGGACCCGGTCCGCGGCAGCGACTGGGCCTCCGGCCTGGGCGCCGACTTCCACCAGGACCTGGCCGGACTCCTGGCCCGTGACGACGTGGACGCGGTGGTCGTCACGGCGCCCACCACCGCCCACCTCCCGGTGATCACCGCGGCGGCCGCGGCGGGCAAGCACGTCTTCACCGAGAAGGTCCTGGCCCCCACCTACGGCGAGTGCGAGCAGCTCGTGGCCGCCGCGGAGAAGTCCGGCACGGTACTGATGCTCTCGCTCCCCCGGCTGTACGAGGGATACACCGCCGCCATCTTGGAGTTGCTGGCCGAGGGCGCGCTCGGCCGGATCACTGCCGTCCGGGTCCGCCTGGCACACGACGGGGCGCTGGGGGACGGCTGGCTGCCCGAGCACTTCTACGACCCGGCCGGCACCGCCGGCGGCGCGCTGATCGACCTCGGCTGCCACCCGATGTATCTGGCCCGGCTCTTCCTGGGACAGCTGCCCGAGTCGGTGAGCGCGTCCTTCGGCCATGTCACCGGCCGTGCGGTGGACGACAACGCCGTCGCGGTACTGCGCTGCGCCGACGGCGCCCTCGGTGTCGTCGAGGCCGGTTTCGCCGCCGCCCGCTCGCCGTTCAGCATCGAACTCCACGGCACCGGCGGCAGCGCCCTGTTCGGCACCCCCGAACCCCGGCTGCTGGTCAACACCACCGGCGACTGGACCGAACGCGCGGTGCCCCCGCGCTCCGGCACACCCTTCGAGCACTTCGTACGCCATATCGCCGAGGGCACCCGCCCCGAGGAGAACCTCGCCCTCGGCCTCGACCTGACCCGGCTGATGGAAGCCGCCACGACAGGGAGCACCGTATGA